DNA sequence from the Hoylesella buccalis ATCC 35310 genome:
TCTTTCTGGAGAAAGATTATAAGCAAAAGTATCAGGGCTTTGACCCTTCTTCGCCCGAAAGCAACATCATGTTTGAGTTCATTCAAGACAAAAACATGCAGCAGAGTGTGGAATTGGCGCGTTACATGCAGCACCATATCCGAGCTGCTACGGGCTTGAACGACATGGGTGCGCATCAAAACAATTTGGCAGTGTTGCGACTATCGTCCATGCCGGGATGCTTATTGGAATTGGGTTTCATCTCAACCCCCGAGGAAGAAGACTTCATGAATGCCGCCGGAGCAGCCGATATGTATGCCCGTGGCATCTTCAACGCATTCGTACAATACAAGAACAAATACCATCAAGGTCTCGTTGTACCTTACAAAGCACCGGCCGCGCCAAAGCCACAAGTGCCCGAAATTGTTCCGCAGGATTACAAGGAGCAGAGTAAAAAAGCCGAATCTTCGAAAAGTGTTAAGACTCGCGAAGTATCCCTTGCCCCCAATGTTCCACAACCCAAGGTAGATGAAACATCATCCACCAATCAGCAAACACCTCAGATGGCAGCCAATCAGTCAGGTGTACAGGCCGCTACAGCTATGCCTCAGCCTACTGAAGCAGCACCCAATGCACAAAATGAGGTTCGCACGTCCGTTCAAACACCTACACTCCCCGCTGCAAATGCTGCTCAGGAAGTTCCCGTGTTCAAGATTCAAATCCTCACGACCCACCGAAAGCTGGCATCAACTGATGCTGCTTTGAAAGGCCTCAAAGGGTGCGAGTGGTACGAAGCTGGTGGTGATTTGAAATACACTTACGGTTCGTCGGCCGATTACAACGAGATACGTCGACTTCGAAAAGAAATCATTGATCGTTTCCCTGATGCTTTCATCATTGCATTCAAGAATGGACAGCGCATGGATGTGAACGAGGCGATTCGCATGTTTTTACAGAATAAAAAGAAATAAGGTATTTTTTTTAAGTTCCAACGGATATGATAAAAGTAAGAAATGAAATAAAAATTGCCCTCGTGGCGGTTGCCGGTATCGTGGCTTTGTTCATCGGAATGAACTTTTTGAAGGGCACACATCTGTTCACAGGCAGCAAGACTTACCATTTTGCTTTCGATGACATCAGTGGTTTGACCAAGTCAAGTCCTATCTACGCCTCTGGTTATCAGGTGGGATTGGTTAAGGATATCATTTTCGATTACAGCCACAAGAACAAGACCAAGGTTATTGCAGAGATGGATAAGCAGATGAAAATCCCCACGGGAACCACGGCCTTTATCAGCAGTGACGTGCTGGGTAATATCAAGGTAACCTTGAACATCGCTCCCAATCGAGGCGAGTTTATCCAGGAAGGCGGGCTCATCCCGGGAGACATCGATAGAGGCCCCATGGGTGAAGTGACGTCCATGATACCTGCGGTGAAGCAGATGTTGCCTAAATTAGATTCCATTTTGTTGAGTCTTAATCTGCTCTTGGCCGACCCAGCCATCGCAAGTTCCGTACACAATGTACAGGACATGACGGCCAATCTCACCAAAACTTCTCGCGAACTGAATTCCGTCGTTGCAAAATTAAACCGTGAAATTCCGGGTGTGGTGACGAAAACAAACCGCATTTTGGATCA
Encoded proteins:
- a CDS encoding N-acetylmuramoyl-L-alanine amidase family protein, with the translated sequence MNKKVWHCLLCFLLFASVGLAANKKFTLVIDPGHGGRDHGAAGVYSKEKDLVLKFALAFGQMVERNCPDVKVIYTRKTDVFIPLARRAEIANKNRADLFISVHINALSGGRRVRGLQTYTLGRGQNTGQKGILENLEVAKRENSVIFLEKDYKQKYQGFDPSSPESNIMFEFIQDKNMQQSVELARYMQHHIRAATGLNDMGAHQNNLAVLRLSSMPGCLLELGFISTPEEEDFMNAAGAADMYARGIFNAFVQYKNKYHQGLVVPYKAPAAPKPQVPEIVPQDYKEQSKKAESSKSVKTREVSLAPNVPQPKVDETSSTNQQTPQMAANQSGVQAATAMPQPTEAAPNAQNEVRTSVQTPTLPAANAAQEVPVFKIQILTTHRKLASTDAALKGLKGCEWYEAGGDLKYTYGSSADYNEIRRLRKEIIDRFPDAFIIAFKNGQRMDVNEAIRMFLQNKKK
- a CDS encoding MlaD family protein yields the protein MIKVRNEIKIALVAVAGIVALFIGMNFLKGTHLFTGSKTYHFAFDDISGLTKSSPIYASGYQVGLVKDIIFDYSHKNKTKVIAEMDKQMKIPTGTTAFISSDVLGNIKVTLNIAPNRGEFIQEGGLIPGDIDRGPMGEVTSMIPAVKQMLPKLDSILLSLNLLLADPAIASSVHNVQDMTANLTKTSRELNSVVAKLNREIPGVVTKTNRILDHSETFTANLSQVDVATTMRKVDEAMADVKAVTAKINSNEGTLGLLMRDPSLYNQLNTTVRSADSLMVNIRQHPKRYVHFSIFGRKDK